The region TCCCATCCCGACGTCGAAGTCGCGGGGCTGACGTACTTCCAACTCGCCGAACCGTTCGTCGACGAGATTCGAGAGAGCGAAACCGGCGGCATGTCCCACGGCGGCGAGTTCGAAACCTCGCTGATGCTCCACCTTCACCCCGAACTCGTTCGGATGGAGGACGCGGACGCGGAGTACCTCGACGAACCGTACGACCGCGGTACCAAGGACCTGCTCGTCGGCGGCCCGCTAGCGACGTACCGGCCGTTCGAGGAGTACTCGGACACCGGGGCCATCGGCGACCCGAAACTGGCGAACGCGGAAAAGGGCGAAAAACTCCTCGACCGATTGACCGACGAACTGGCAGACGTGTTCCGGAACGTCTCCGAGCAGGCGCGCTAACGACGATACCGTTCTCCGCTTTCGCGTCTCGCCCCTCTCATCGTCCCGGTATGACTCTAAAGTAATACTCGATGGGCGCTGGTCACAGAAACGTAGAACGACCGAATACATCGATTAGGACATCTAAAACGAGGTCATTGATTTTTCCGAGAGGGAAATACTTCCCGATAGTTCTGTCTAGCAGTACCATCCAGTATTAATATTTGGTACTACTATTTCGTATTACTATTTTCCGTCCGGTATCGTCACCGGCAATCGCCCGGACAGGGTTCGCCCCCCGGCCAGCAGTTCTGCCGCCGCGGCGAGCGACGCGGGCGTGTCGTCGTACGTCGTCAGGTACGTCCCGACGTCGGGCATCGCAGCGAGGTCGTACGGGTTCCGCGTTGCGACGACGATAGGGTTCGCGCCCGCCTCTTGCAAGGCTCGGACGACCGCTGCTTGGTCCGGATTCGATGCGGCATCGGACGTACAGACGACCGTTTCACGGGGCGAATCGGCGCGTTCCTCCGGTAGTTCCCCCGGCGCGAGGACGGTGCCATCGACGGCGACACCCGCCGCCGACAGTGCCGACGCGAACGCGCCGCCGCGGCCGGACGCCTCCTCTGCGGGCGACCCGCGGCCGCCGTCGAACTCGTAGACGGCAACGCGCTGGGAGAGCGGGAGCGCGTCGGCCTCGTCGCGGACGAGCGTGACGCCGCGTTCGGCGACTTCCCGCGCGGTGGAGCGGCACTCCGCCGCGCCGTCGTCCCATTCGTTCTCGCCGCCGACGTAGCCCGCTCCGTAGACCCGTTTGGCGCGGAGGACGCGCCGAACCGCGGCGTCGATGTGGGACTCGGCGATGCGCCCCGATTCGACCGCTTCGATAACGGCGTCGATGGCGGCGCGCTGTTTCGCCGGAGTGTGCGAGACACAGAGTTGGTCGCACCCGGCCTCGACCGCTTGCACACACCCTTCGACGGTTCCAACTCCGTCGGCGATGGCTTTCATTTCCATGCAATCCGTGACGACCAGTCCGTCGAAGCTCAACTCCTCGCGGAGGAGTCCCGTCACGACGCGTGGGGAAAGGGTCGCCGGTCGCTCCGCGTCCTCCGCGATGGTCGGAAACGCGACGTGCGTCGTCATTATCGCACCGATACCGGCGTCGATGGCGCGCCGGAACGGTTTCAGTTCCACCGCGTCGAGGCGCTCCCGGTCGTGGTCGATGACCGGTAGGTCGAGGTGGGAATCGACCGCGGTGTCGCCGTGTC is a window of Haladaptatus paucihalophilus DX253 DNA encoding:
- the nagZ gene encoding beta-N-acetylhexosaminidase, encoding MSSTTEPESAESTNPPATHTDFEVDVSSLSLPEKVGQLFVAGFDGTTPTAAIEELVSERHLGGVIYFSRNVESPGQLRTLSRTLQGFVPHGKPPLLLSIDQEGGRVARLPWGTELPSAMALGATDDPELASRAGRAVGSELRALGVDIDLAPVLDVNNNPDNPVIGVRSFGERPERVAELGAAFADGLQDAGVVACGKHFPGHGDTAVDSHLDLPVIDHDRERLDAVELKPFRRAIDAGIGAIMTTHVAFPTIAEDAERPATLSPRVVTGLLREELSFDGLVVTDCMEMKAIADGVGTVEGCVQAVEAGCDQLCVSHTPAKQRAAIDAVIEAVESGRIAESHIDAAVRRVLRAKRVYGAGYVGGENEWDDGAAECRSTAREVAERGVTLVRDEADALPLSQRVAVYEFDGGRGSPAEEASGRGGAFASALSAAGVAVDGTVLAPGELPEERADSPRETVVCTSDAASNPDQAAVVRALQEAGANPIVVATRNPYDLAAMPDVGTYLTTYDDTPASLAAAAELLAGGRTLSGRLPVTIPDGK